The DNA sequence CGCTGAGCTACAGGCGCAATAAACAATTAATAAGAACTTATTTAAGTCCCTTTAGTCAACTATATTGATGTTTATAGCTTCAAAATCATATAAATACTGAAAAATTTATGCCAATCAAGTGGTATGGAACGGGAAATCAATCAGATCCTCTCTATTTGCATTTCTCTCGAATAGTTAATTTGACTCTTCATACGATGGCTTTTGCCGCAGTAAATAGTGGTCTTTGGTTCTTTCAGCAAATCAAGCACCCCTGGACCAATCTTCAATTTTTTACTGGGTTTTGGCTGGTTTTGTTAGGTTTACATCTAACTATTGTGATTCTCAAACGACCTTCACAGGCAAAAGACCCTCTCCTAAAAAAGAGTTGAACGGCATCTACTGCAGCAAAATTTTTTTCATGACTATTGATTCCAATCAACTCAGGGATATACAGAATGCGATCTCAGATCGTATTTATATCCAAATTGAGAACTGGAATCTTTATTTGGGAGATGCTGGTCTTTCACAAAAGTTAGCTATTGAATGCAAAGCAAATCTGGATAATGGTTCAGCTGTTGCTGCGCGAAAAGCAATTGAGGCTGTTCAAGTTCGTCTTGGTGGCGGGAATACACAATTGCCGTTAGCAAGATTAATTTCTTCAGCGCAAATTTTTGAACTTGAAGAGATTTTGGACCCCTACTGCAGATAATGTTGCTTTACTTACAACCCCATCGTGCTCATTATTGAGGTCACAAATGCTCGAGAAGTCGTTCGCAAACGCATCGGGCGACTAGGCGAACGACTTATAGGGAAAGTTGTTGATCCAGAGTCTCAGGTGGAAAAAGCATTGATCCAGGAAATGGAAACGGCATTTCAAGAGTTTGGGATTGAAGCTCGAATACTTTCAGTTCAGGGTCCAAGGCTTGAAGGCAGTGAATCTATTGAGTTCCCGATTCATGTGAGAGAAGAGCGTGATATAAAGCTTAAGGATGGTTGATTTTATTTTCAAAAAGAATCATTAATTCATTTACTTCTTTGATATGTAACACTATTCCACTTCTTACAAAGATAATGAGACCGCATAATATTGCAAGAGTTAATTTGACTAATTCAAAAATGTAAATAGAAGAAAAAATTGATATTGAATTAATTGCCCAAGCTATTAATCCTGAGAATAATCCACAAATAATAAGTTTTAGGATATTAATGCTTAATTTTTTTAAAGGGATGTCATTTAGCTTTTGATTTAATTTCAGTAGAAGACCTATACAAGTAAAAATATTTACCCCGACTGTAGCAAGTACAATTCCTTGTACTCCAAAATCAATTGATAATTGATGCCCCCAAGGTGATGGAGCTCCAATAAGAAACCAATCTAGAAATATATTTAAAATTATTCCTGCAAAAGAAAAACTAAAAGGTGTTTTGCCATCACCAATTGCATAAAAAACTCTAACTAATAGATCCCTACCTAGGTAGGCTGGCATTCCAATACCATAAGCTACAAGGAGGCTTCCGACAAGATCAATTGCTTGAGAATCAAAAGCACCTCTACCGTAAATTAGAGATACTATTGAAGTTCCTACGCTTATGAAAAGTGATCCTAATCCAATCATACTTACCGAAGAAAGCATTATGCTTTGACTTATTTTTTTTATTAATTCTGGTTTGTCTTCAACTTTTGTGAGTTTGGCAAAAGTTGGCAAGAAAGGTATTAAAAGTGCGTTAGATATTAAACCTAAAGGTGCCTGTATTAAAAAGTTTGCATAACCTAAACCTGAAGCTGCACCTATAATATTTGAAGCAAAAAATAGATCTGTTACTACATTGACTTGTAACATTCCTGAAGACAGAATTGCAGGTGTCAGTATTCTCCATACTTCTTTAACTCCTGGATGACTCCAATCCCAAGATAATTTTAATTTAATTAGCCCCTTTCTTATTAATGAGGGTATTTGTAAGAGAAATTGCAATAAGGCACCTAATAGGGTCGCCTGTGCAAGGATTATTCCTCCTCTGAGACTAAGTTCTACAGAATCTTTTGTTGGACCATAATATATCCAAAAAGAGCCAGAAAATATTATTAAAACTATACTCGAGATTATTGGAGATATAGAAGGTAGAAAGAACTCATTAGTCGCATTTAGTGCGCCAAAACTAATACCAATTAATCCAGAAAACAGCAGAATTGGGGACATTATTTCCAGTTGCTTAGTCGCTATTTCATGGGTTTCAAGGCTTAGCCCAGGCCCAATTACCTTTATGATTGGATCTGCTGCAATGAATAAAATGATACTAATTATTATCAATAAAAGACTTATTAAAGTGTTAATTGATGAAAGTATATAAGCTTTCTCCTTTTTACTACTTCTGCTTAAGACTGTAACTATTGAATTGTGAAGGGGACCATTAATACCTCCAATCAGAATTAGGAAAAAACCTGGTATTACATATGCATAGTTATAAGCGTCATATGCTGCACCCACTCCAAATGCACCTGCAACAACAAGTTGACGGATTAACCCACCAGACTTGCTAAGCAGAGTTCCTAAACTAACTATTCCAGCGATTTTTCTAAGTGATCTTTTCATACTTTTTCTAGAAAAAAGGGGATCAATTATTTAGGTGTTTTTTCGATCTATTCTCTCAATGTATTGCAAGGAAATCTGATTTCCATGATTGGCAAGAGTCTTCTAACTTTCTCTACTCTTAATGAAGGCATTTTATTAAAGCGATATAAGCGTTTTTTGGCTGATGTTGAACTTGATACTGGACATATAGTCACTGCACATTGCGCAAATACTGGACCTATGACTGGGGTCTTAAAGCCAGGCGGTCGGGTTAGAGTCAGATACGCACCATCTCCTTCCCGCAAACTTTCTTGGTCTTGGGAGCAAGCTCAAGTTGTCAATCAGGCTGGAAATCGTATTTGGGTTGGCGTTAATACAGCATTGCCAAACAAGATTGTTCGACTAGCTATTGAAGCAGGCTGTTTTAGAGAAGCATTAGGAGAAATTGCTCGAATTCGCAATGAAGTTAAATATGGAAGGACTGGGAATAGTCGTATAGATCTTCTTTTAACTCCTGGAGAAAATAATTGTGATCAGCGTCAAATATTTCTTGAGATTAAAAACACTACTTGGACTGATGGTTCATTGGCTCTTTTCCCTGACACAGTTACGGAAAGAGGTCAAAAGCATTTACAGGAAATGATTGATGTTCTGCCTAATGCAAGAGCATTACTGGTTCCATGTATTAGTAGGAATGATGTTGACTTGTTTGCCCCTGGGGATGCTGCTGATCCTATATATGGCAATCTGTTTAGACAAGCTTTAAGCGAGGGGGTGGAGGTTATGCCTTGTTGTTTTGGTTTCTTCAGTGACCATATTACGTGGGAAGGCATGCGCCCGTTTAGAGAAACTCAAACAATTTTTCCCTTGCCCTAGAATGATCAAATGAAAAAGCTAACTGATACCTTTGTTAAATCCAACAAATAACTAAATTCGTATAAACGATTACCAGAAGGATTACAAGATTTCTCCATATTTAGAATTGTACTTTCTGAGTTTCGTTGAACTCAGCTTTTTGCAGTTTTTGTTTTTTTATGACTTCTGCTTTGCAGACTCCCTCAAGTCGTCGAGTTGAACGACTTCAAGAGGCAAGTCTATTAAGAGGGCCGATGCTTCTTTTGAAGAGCATAAGAGGATTTAATTCTCGTAGTTCTTTAATTTGGCTTGCTTGTGTCCCTCTTGCCCTATTTGGTTTAGGACTATTTAACCTTTCAGCGCATGCAGGAGATTTTGCGCTTACCACTCAAGCACTTGCAGACAATCTTTGGATAATGGTTGCCGCAGTGTTAGTAATTTTCATGAATGCAGGCTTTGCGATGGTGGAAGCCGGCATGTGTAGGCAGAAAAATGCTGTCAACATTCTTGCTAAGAACCTAATAGTGTTTACTCTTGCAGTATCTGCTTATTGGTTTATTGGGTATAAATTGATGTATACAGGCTCTTGGGTCATTCCAGGGGTTTTGAAATTAGGTACTCCTTTCTTTAATCCAGCACCTACTGATCCAGCTGGATTGGTTCCAAGTATTGACTTTCTGTTCCAAGCTGCTTTTGCTGGTACAGCCGCAACGATTGTTTCAGGAGTAGTTGCTGAAAGAATCAAGTTTGGTGAGTTTGTCGTTTTTTCATTAGTCCTTACAGCAGTTATTTATCCGATTGCTGGATCTTGGCAATGGAATGGTGATGGATGGTTGGCTCAGTTGGGTTTTTATGACTTTGCAGGATCTAGTATTGTTCACTCAGTTGGAGCATGGGCTGGCCTTATTGGTGCAATTGCTTTAGGTCCACGGATTGGAAAATTTGTGGATGGTAGGTCTCAGGCTTTACCAGGGCACAATATGGCTATTGCAACTCTTGGAGCATTGATCCTTTGGATTGGTTGGTATGGATTCAATGGCGGCTCAGTGCTTGCTTTTAACGAAGCAGTTCCATATGTCGCTGTTACAACTACTCTTGGTGCTGCTGGTGGAGGTATAGCAGCCACATTGTTGAGTCAGTTAAATACTGGAAAACCAGATTTAACAATGACTATCAATGGCATTTTGGCAGGGCTCGTAAGTGTTACTGCTGGCGCGGATGGACTTAGCTTGTGGTCTTCTTGGCTTGTCGGAGCAATCGGTGGACTTCTAGTTGTTTGGTCAGTTGCTTTTGTTGATGGTCTTCAGATCGATGACCCTGTTGGGGCTGTTTCAGTGCATGGTACATGTGGGGTATGGGGAACTCTTGCTGTTGGCCTTTTTTATGGAGGAAAAGGAGTTTTTGCAGGAGGCACTCTTTCTCAGCTTTTAATTCAAGCTGTTGGTGCAGCAAGCTATGCAATTTTCACAATTCTTACTTGCTGGATAGCTTGGTCAATTATTGGAGGCTTCTTTGGAGGTATTCGAGTTACAGAGGAAGAGGAGCTCAAAGGCCTTGATATTGGTGAGCATGGAATGGAAGCATATCCAGACTTTGCTTCAGCTCAATAATTGAATCTGACGATTTAATTTTAAAAAGCCTGGCTTTACGCCAGGCTTTTTTGTGTTTTCTTTCAATTCCTAATAGAGTCTTTGAAATAGACTGGTTTAATTGAGATGGATACTCAAGCTTTTAAGAGATCTCTTCATCATTCAGATAGATATAATCGAAGGGGGTTTGAATCTCCTACAAAAAGAGCCCAGGCTCTTGAAAAGGCTTATCAAAGTAATTTGATTGGATCGATTAGAGATAATGGATATTTATTTGAGCACGGCAGATTACGGGTAAAGCTTGCAGAGGCATTTGGCTTTTGTTGGGGAGTAGAACGAGCAGTTGCAATGGCCTATGAAACAAGAAGACATTACCCCAAGGAAAGTATTTGGATTACTAATGAGATTATTCACAATCCTTCGGTGAATGATCACTTGAGAAATATGAATGTGCGATTTATTTCAGCTGAAAAAGGAATTAAAAATTTCTCTTCTGTCCAAGAAGGTGATGTCGTCATACTGCCTGCATTTGGAGCAACAGTTCAAGAGATGAAGCTCTTGCATGAGCGTGGTTGTCACATTATTGATACAACTTGTCCTTGGGTCTCAAAGGTTTGGCATACCGTTGAGAAGCATAAGAAACATGAATTCACTTCGATTATTCATGGCAAAGTAAAACATGAGGAAACTCTTGCAACAAGCTCTTTTGCAGGTACCTATCTTGTTGTACTTGATCTCGAAGAGGCTCAATACGTAGCTAATTATATTCTGGGTAAAGGAGATAGAGAAGAGTTCCTGAAAAGGTTTTCCAAAGCTTCATCTCAAGGCTTTGACCCAGATAGAGATCTTCAAAGACTTGGAGTTGCTAATCAGACAACCATGCTAAAAAGTGAAACCGAGGAAATTGGCCGTTTATTTGAGAAAACCATGCTTCGTAAGTATGGTCCAGCTGAATTAACTGAGCATTTTTTAGCTTTTAATACTATTTGTGATGCTACTGAAGAGCGGCAGGATGCAATGTTCTCGCTGGTTGATGAGCCTTTAGATCTACTTGTAGTTATTGGAGGTTTTAACTCTTCAAATACCACGCATCTTCAAGAAATTGCTATCAGCAGAGGTATTCGCTCTTTTCATATCGATACTCCAGAGAGGATAGGTGATCAAGAAAATACTATTACGCACAAACCTTTAGGAGATGATTTAATAACTGAGAAGAATTTTTTGCCTGAAGGAAATATAAGTGTCGGCATTACATCTGGTGCATCAACCCCAGATAGAGTGGTTGAACATGTAATTCATAAGCTTATTAATCTTAGCGAGGAGAAGGCTTTTGTGGATTAAAAATAAAAATATTTTTTGGCCGAAATTCCAAATTACTTAGCAATTTTACTTAAGTTTCAATAGTTCTCTCTTAATTTGTGATTAGCAACTAATATAGATACCTATTGCTTATAAGTGATGTCTGAATCTGGCAATTACAAATCTCAGGAACCTGGTTCTTCAAGAGACTTGCCATCCATTAATCAACCTCAGAAAGTGGAAGTGGTCGTTGCTAGTCCTTCTGCAGAAGGTGAAGTTAATATTTTGGGCGAGCTTGCAATCTTTGTTCTTAGAGTCGCCTTTAGCTTGTTTATGATTCATCATGGACTAGAAAAGCTTCAGGATCCAGAGGGCTTTGCAGAGTTTGTAGTAGGCAAATATTTTGGTTTTTTACCTGGAGATCCAATTATTTGGACTTTTGCTGCAGGCATTACACAAGTCTTATGTCCGTTAGGTCTTGCAATTGGAGTTTTTGCAAGACTTTCTGCATTAGGCCTTCTTTCAACAATGGTATTTGCTATTTATTTTCATTTAATTGATACGGGGTTCGAAGGTTTTCCTTTGGCAGTAGTAAATGATCATAACTATGCTTTTGAACTATCTTCAATTTATGCTGCAATATCTCTATATTTTTTATGCTCTGGCCCTGGAAGATTATCTGCTTTTCGAAAGAAAAATAAAGTTACTTATTATCCTAAAGGTGCAAAGTAACATATTATTTGAAGATTATTTTTAGATAGATTATCTCTATTAATTATTAATGAAGGAAATGTCTTTTACCAGTAAATATCATAGAGAGACCTAATTGATTGCATGCATCTATAGATGATTGGTCTCGAATACTTCCTCCTGGTTGAATTATTGATTTGATTCCATATCTTGATGCCAAATGTACTGTGTCATCAAAGGGAAAGAAGCCATCACTAGCTAATACAGCACCTTGAGCTTTTTCTCCTGCAGCTTCCAGAGCTATTTTTGCTGCCCCTATTCTATTCATTTGCCCTGCACCTATTCCTAAAGTTTGACCAGCAGATGCAACTACTATTGCATTTGATCTAACATGTCTTACTACTCGCCAGGCGAAAGCTAGATCAGCTTTGTCTTCAATAGACATTTGTAATTTTGTAGGAACTTTCCATTCATTAGGTTCAATTAATTTGTCATCAACTTCCTGAACCAATATTCCTCCTAAAATGCTTCTTATATACTTACGTTCGGACGACTTTATAGAGCTGTGACTAAGTTTAATTATCCTTAAATTTTTTTTCGTTGAAAGGATCTCTAAAGCGTTAGCGTCATAGTCTGGAGCTACTACACATTCTAAAAATAGACTGCTTAGTTCTTTTGCTGTAGCAGCATCTAAATTGCAGTTAAGAGCAACAATTCCTCCAAATGCACTAATTGAGTCGCACTCAAGGGCCAGGTTGAATGCATTGCTCAGATTATTGCTTACAGCTACTCCACAAGGATTAGTGTGCTTAATAATGACTGCAGCTTTCTCGCACGAATTGCCTTTATTGCCTAAGTCATATCCAAATTCTCTTATTGTTGCAACAGCAGCTTCTAGATCTAGAAGATTATTTGTGCTGAGCTCTTTACCTTGTAATTGTTCAGCTTGCCCCCACCCTTGATTAACTGCGCTATACCAATTTGCATTTTGATGAGGATTCTCTCCATACCTCAGAGTTTGTTTAATTGGTTGAGAAGTTAAATATGGAGAATATTTAGATTCAATTTGCTTGCTTAACCATTGGCTAATTGCTATGTCATAACTTGCGGTGTGCTCGAAAGCTTCAAGAGCGAGTTTTGCTTTGATAGTTGTTGAAATCTCCCCAGCTTCTAATTTTTCAAGAAAAGCGTCATATTGATTTGGATTAGTCAGAATACTTACTGATTCATGGTTTTTGGCTGCTGCGCGAATCATTGCAGGCCCGCCAATATCAATATTTTCTATTGCGTTATCCCATGTAACATCTGGATCAGAGATTGTTTCTTGAAATGGATAAAGGTTTACGACTACAAGATCAATATTTTTGATGTTTTCTTTTTCGAGATCAAATTGATGAGATGAATTTCCTTGCTTGGCAAGTATTCCGCCATGTATTCGAGGATGAAGAGTTTTTACTCGGCCACCAAGAATTTCTGGAGCTCCAGTGTAATCAGAAACTGTTTTGACAGGGATATTTGCTTCTTTCAGCGCTCTAGCAGTACCTCCACTGGAAATAATCTCAAAACCATGAAGGGTTGTTAATGTTTTCGCAAAAGGAATTAGCCCATCTTTATTGGAAACACTTATTAATGCTATACGGGCCATGAGGAAGATTAAATAGGTCTATAAAGAGCTAACTTACGCATCTAAGGACAAAAATGCTTAATGGAAGAGGATCTTATTTCTGTCGACTTTGAAAATGCTACTCATCGACTGATATTGCTTCATGGTTGGGGGGCTGATGCAGAAGATTTAGTCCCTGTTGGAAAAGCATTGGCAAATCAGCTTTCTATTGGATTGCAGTTGATTTGTCTGAGAGCACCTGAACATTTGAGTGAAGGGGATGGTCGTCAGTGGTATCCACTTTTCCCGCCAGATTGGTCAGCAGTCCCAGACGCTATAAAAAAATTACAAAGTCGATTCCAGAAAAATTCTTTTAGTTCAATTCCTTTTTCCAAGACATTTTTGTTGGGCTTTTCCCAAGGTGGCGCAATGGCGTTGGCTAGTGGCTGCGCATTCCCTTTCGCTGGTTTAATTGGCTGTAGTGCTTACCCTCACCCAGATTGGCTACCACAGGCCAATACACCGCCAATCTTTTTGACTCATGGGGACAATGATGAATTAGTTCCTTTAGAAGCTGCGAAAAAAATATTTGCCCTAGCCAAACAAAACAACAACCAATGTGATATTTATACCTTTAATGGTGGGCATGAAATCCCTCAAGAAGCTATAGATCAGATTAGCTCTTTTATTAGTAGTAGATGTGTTTAATAAAAAAGTAAATCAAACAAAAGCATATTCGTATTCTTCTATTTCTTCCCAATCATCAGAAGTAAGTTCTAATCCATCAAACATATTATGCTCTCCAACTGAATCAACAATTCCTCTAAGCGATGGGAAAAGGAAATGATTCTCTTCAGCATATTGTGCACTGAATAAACCTTTCTCCCCCCAAAAGAAACGATCAGTTGTGTGTTCGTTGCGACGAACATTAAGAATTGATGGAGACTTAAGTCCAGCTTCTGCGATGTACCGCCTAGCTGCTGTTACAGGCTTACAATCTCCTGTTTCAAGGTGAAAAGTTGGCACATGTGCCATGACTCTTTGGCCAGCAAGACGTCTACGGCTAATGCGTTTGCGCTTTTTTGACATGAGAAAAACTCTTTTGAATTAAAAAGGAGTTGAGATTTGCCGGGAAATCCGACTTAATAAAAGTGGTTTGCTAGACAGAAACTATTTTGATGAAAAAACCAATCTCTTTAGCTTCTGAAAGGCAAGCTCAGGGGACCCATCAACCTCTGATATAGCCTTGGTAGCACTATTGGTGCAACTTTGCCAAATTGACCTTTGGGAGAATCCAAGGATTTTCTTTATTGGCCCATTTCTTTAATCTTAATTAGTTTTTTTTTATTTATCAAGTGATTTTCTCTTCCATTTTCTACTCGTGTAAATTGATCTAGTAATTATGCAGTTTTCGGATAGGTTCCTAAATCTTGTTCATCAGCAATTAAACAGCTTCGAAAAGGAGGCTGAGCTGGAAAATGTTGTCGTATATGTAGCTCAGAGCAATCAGGAGGGATCACCAACTTTAGAAGTAGTCGGACAAATTCCAAGAAATAGGAAGAAAGTTTTGCCTCCAATTGCAAATGACCCTGATTTAAGAGTGCCTTCTCCTAATCGGAGGTGGTATCCATTGCAAGATGGTTCTGTTTTGTTAGGTGTGCTTAGAGCTGAGCGTTTTTCTTCAGAACAAGGATGGCCAGATCTTCTAGACCAGCAATTGCAAGCTACTGCTTCGGCTTTGTCTAATTGCTTGAGTTTAGAGCTTGACCGAAAGAGACTTCTAGAAGAACTAACTCAACAGAGAGAGCAAATTGGGATGTTGGTTCATCAGTTAAAAAACCCTTTGGCAGCTTTAAAAACATATGCACAGCTTCTTTTGAGAAAACTTGGTCCTGAGAGCTCTCAAAGAAGCTTGGTTGAAGGACTAATGACCGAACAGAAGCAATTTAATAAATACTTAATAGCGCTGGATCAGTTAAGCCATACTAAGACTCCTAATAAAGCATTAACTTCCGCTAGATTATTATTGCCTCCGCTATTAACTAACTCAGATAATTTGGACTTAAGAGAATTACTTAAGCCTTTAATTGATCGAGCATCTGTAACTTCTAAGTTGCAGGGCCGAGAATGGTTTGGACCTGTAAATTGGCCAAATTGGACTAAAGAAGATCGCCCTATTTCAGAAGGAGTTATAGCAGAGATAGTGGCTAACCTTTTGGAAAATGCTTTTCGCTATAGCCCCCCTGGAGTTTCTCTTGGGATGACTTTCAATGAAGAAGGAATTTGTGTTTGGGATGCTGGTGATCCAATCCCTACTGAAGAAAGAGATCGCATTTTCTTTAGAGGGTTTAGAAGTGAAAATATTACCGATTTTCAAGGTACTGGATTAGGCTTAGCTTTAGGTAAGGAACTGGCAGAAGAGTTTGGAGGCGAATTATACTTGGAGACGAAACCTAAACGCTTTGATGACTCTCTACCTAATAAAGGAAATGCATTTATACTTAGTATACCTCCAAGAAAAATCCCAGAATAATCAACATTAATGTTTCTGTTAATACACAAGAGGCACCATATGAATCACCGTTGTGACCTCCTAGGCGATTACCCAACCAATTAGGTATCAAAAATACCGGGATAGTGCCCACTAAAGTTCCAATTAATAAATTAAATCGAACTATTTTAGTTTCTGGAATAATTGAAAATATAGTTGATATAATAACAATTATTATCAATGAAGGTATAATTTCTTTTAAAAACCCTTTCCAGTTATCTTTGTGGAACTTTCCCATTCCTTTATCTTTCAAATAGGGGAATTTATCTATTGCCCATAAAGGAGAAATTCTTCCAAAAAATGATGCTATTGGAATTGCTATAATTGATAGATTATTTAATTTCAACAGTGCTGAAATTTGAATCAAAATAATAGCAATAATAGCGAGACTACCAATTGCTCCTGCATTGCTATCTTTCATGGCTTCCATTTGCTTTTCCTGTCCTGCTGCTATCCCATCTGCCGTATCTATTAACCCATCAAAATGAAGGCCACCAGTCAGATAAATTGCTAAGGCAACTGATATAAGAGCCAATGATTCTGTTGGCCAACCTAGTTTAGAAAGTATTAACCAGATAGTAATTTGTATACATCCTATAAAAAAACCTATTGCTGGTCCAAAGCGTGCGATGCGCTTGAACTGTGGCTTTATACCTGGCCAATGAGGCAAAATTGTATAAAAGACCCATGCGCCAGCAAAGTCCTTTAGCCAGTTCGGTGGAATCAGAAAAAACTTTTTTAATGCCCTGAATAACACCGTAGGTTGTTAGATAATTAAAGGCTGATTAAGCCTTTAATTATATTTACAAAAGTAATTCGGCTGTGTTTAGTTTTCAGATCAACTCAAATTGTTCTAGTACCCGAGCTCGCGTGGGGTGCCTAAATACACCTCATGGAGATGTCCATACGCCTCAGTTCATGCCTGTAGGAACGCTTGGAACGGTTAAAGGAGTTTCTCCTGATCAGTTATTGAAGACGGGCTCAGAGATGATTCTTGCTAATACTTATCACTTACATCTGCAGCCTGGTGAGGAGATAGTTCATGAGGCTGGGGGGCTGCATAAATTTATGGGTTGGGATCAGCCAATCCTTACTGACTCTGGAGGCTACCAAGTGTTTAGTTTGGGGAAATTGAATAAAATTGATGATGAAGGAGTCGAATTTAAGAATCCACGCGATGGAAGTCATCTCAAGTTGACTCCTGAGATAGCTATACAAATTCAGATGAGTTTAGGGTCAGATATTGCTATGGCATTTG is a window from the Prochlorococcus marinus str. MIT 9211 genome containing:
- a CDS encoding DUF3181 family protein; this translates as MTIDSNQLRDIQNAISDRIYIQIENWNLYLGDAGLSQKLAIECKANLDNGSAVAARKAIEAVQVRLGGGNTQLPLARLISSAQIFELEEILDPYCR
- the murJ gene encoding murein biosynthesis integral membrane protein MurJ produces the protein MKRSLRKIAGIVSLGTLLSKSGGLIRQLVVAGAFGVGAAYDAYNYAYVIPGFFLILIGGINGPLHNSIVTVLSRSSKKEKAYILSSINTLISLLLIIISIILFIAADPIIKVIGPGLSLETHEIATKQLEIMSPILLFSGLIGISFGALNATNEFFLPSISPIISSIVLIIFSGSFWIYYGPTKDSVELSLRGGIILAQATLLGALLQFLLQIPSLIRKGLIKLKLSWDWSHPGVKEVWRILTPAILSSGMLQVNVVTDLFFASNIIGAASGLGYANFLIQAPLGLISNALLIPFLPTFAKLTKVEDKPELIKKISQSIMLSSVSMIGLGSLFISVGTSIVSLIYGRGAFDSQAIDLVGSLLVAYGIGMPAYLGRDLLVRVFYAIGDGKTPFSFSFAGIILNIFLDWFLIGAPSPWGHQLSIDFGVQGIVLATVGVNIFTCIGLLLKLNQKLNDIPLKKLSINILKLIICGLFSGLIAWAINSISIFSSIYIFELVKLTLAILCGLIIFVRSGIVLHIKEVNELMILFENKINHP
- the sfsA gene encoding DNA/RNA nuclease SfsA; the protein is MIGKSLLTFSTLNEGILLKRYKRFLADVELDTGHIVTAHCANTGPMTGVLKPGGRVRVRYAPSPSRKLSWSWEQAQVVNQAGNRIWVGVNTALPNKIVRLAIEAGCFREALGEIARIRNEVKYGRTGNSRIDLLLTPGENNCDQRQIFLEIKNTTWTDGSLALFPDTVTERGQKHLQEMIDVLPNARALLVPCISRNDVDLFAPGDAADPIYGNLFRQALSEGVEVMPCCFGFFSDHITWEGMRPFRETQTIFPLP
- a CDS encoding ammonium transporter, translating into MTSALQTPSSRRVERLQEASLLRGPMLLLKSIRGFNSRSSLIWLACVPLALFGLGLFNLSAHAGDFALTTQALADNLWIMVAAVLVIFMNAGFAMVEAGMCRQKNAVNILAKNLIVFTLAVSAYWFIGYKLMYTGSWVIPGVLKLGTPFFNPAPTDPAGLVPSIDFLFQAAFAGTAATIVSGVVAERIKFGEFVVFSLVLTAVIYPIAGSWQWNGDGWLAQLGFYDFAGSSIVHSVGAWAGLIGAIALGPRIGKFVDGRSQALPGHNMAIATLGALILWIGWYGFNGGSVLAFNEAVPYVAVTTTLGAAGGGIAATLLSQLNTGKPDLTMTINGILAGLVSVTAGADGLSLWSSWLVGAIGGLLVVWSVAFVDGLQIDDPVGAVSVHGTCGVWGTLAVGLFYGGKGVFAGGTLSQLLIQAVGAASYAIFTILTCWIAWSIIGGFFGGIRVTEEEELKGLDIGEHGMEAYPDFASAQ
- a CDS encoding 4-hydroxy-3-methylbut-2-enyl diphosphate reductase encodes the protein MDTQAFKRSLHHSDRYNRRGFESPTKRAQALEKAYQSNLIGSIRDNGYLFEHGRLRVKLAEAFGFCWGVERAVAMAYETRRHYPKESIWITNEIIHNPSVNDHLRNMNVRFISAEKGIKNFSSVQEGDVVILPAFGATVQEMKLLHERGCHIIDTTCPWVSKVWHTVEKHKKHEFTSIIHGKVKHEETLATSSFAGTYLVVLDLEEAQYVANYILGKGDREEFLKRFSKASSQGFDPDRDLQRLGVANQTTMLKSETEEIGRLFEKTMLRKYGPAELTEHFLAFNTICDATEERQDAMFSLVDEPLDLLVVIGGFNSSNTTHLQEIAISRGIRSFHIDTPERIGDQENTITHKPLGDDLITEKNFLPEGNISVGITSGASTPDRVVEHVIHKLINLSEEKAFVD
- a CDS encoding DoxX family protein, which encodes MSESGNYKSQEPGSSRDLPSINQPQKVEVVVASPSAEGEVNILGELAIFVLRVAFSLFMIHHGLEKLQDPEGFAEFVVGKYFGFLPGDPIIWTFAAGITQVLCPLGLAIGVFARLSALGLLSTMVFAIYFHLIDTGFEGFPLAVVNDHNYAFELSSIYAAISLYFLCSGPGRLSAFRKKNKVTYYPKGAK
- the purH gene encoding bifunctional phosphoribosylaminoimidazolecarboxamide formyltransferase/IMP cyclohydrolase, translating into MARIALISVSNKDGLIPFAKTLTTLHGFEIISSGGTARALKEANIPVKTVSDYTGAPEILGGRVKTLHPRIHGGILAKQGNSSHQFDLEKENIKNIDLVVVNLYPFQETISDPDVTWDNAIENIDIGGPAMIRAAAKNHESVSILTNPNQYDAFLEKLEAGEISTTIKAKLALEAFEHTASYDIAISQWLSKQIESKYSPYLTSQPIKQTLRYGENPHQNANWYSAVNQGWGQAEQLQGKELSTNNLLDLEAAVATIREFGYDLGNKGNSCEKAAVIIKHTNPCGVAVSNNLSNAFNLALECDSISAFGGIVALNCNLDAATAKELSSLFLECVVAPDYDANALEILSTKKNLRIIKLSHSSIKSSERKYIRSILGGILVQEVDDKLIEPNEWKVPTKLQMSIEDKADLAFAWRVVRHVRSNAIVVASAGQTLGIGAGQMNRIGAAKIALEAAGEKAQGAVLASDGFFPFDDTVHLASRYGIKSIIQPGGSIRDQSSIDACNQLGLSMIFTGKRHFLH
- a CDS encoding alpha/beta hydrolase; protein product: MEEDLISVDFENATHRLILLHGWGADAEDLVPVGKALANQLSIGLQLICLRAPEHLSEGDGRQWYPLFPPDWSAVPDAIKKLQSRFQKNSFSSIPFSKTFLLGFSQGGAMALASGCAFPFAGLIGCSAYPHPDWLPQANTPPIFLTHGDNDELVPLEAAKKIFALAKQNNNQCDIYTFNGGHEIPQEAIDQISSFISSRCV
- a CDS encoding DUF3155 domain-containing protein, whose protein sequence is MSKKRKRISRRRLAGQRVMAHVPTFHLETGDCKPVTAARRYIAEAGLKSPSILNVRRNEHTTDRFFWGEKGLFSAQYAEENHFLFPSLRGIVDSVGEHNMFDGLELTSDDWEEIEEYEYAFV